From a region of the Streptococcus ruminantium genome:
- a CDS encoding branched-chain amino acid ABC transporter permease → MKQHLKVNAIWLAILLAGFGLIQGLVSAGILNFYYIQIVQQIGIQIILAVGLNLIVGFSGQFSLGHAGFMAIGAYAVAILGKMMPSYGGFAIALIIGMFIAGAVALLVGIPTLRLKGDYLAIATLGVAEIIRILIINGGPLTNGAAGITSIPLFTSWPMVYIFVIVTTLLTVNFLRSPMGRVTISVREDEIAAESVGVNPTFVKVSAFVFGAMTAAIAGGLHAGYVGTIVPKDFAFMTSVNVLIIIVLGGLGSITGTFVAAIVLGILNVLLKSYSDISMIIYSLALILLMIFRPGGLLGTKEFSMAALFKKKEVK, encoded by the coding sequence ATGAAGCAACATCTTAAAGTTAATGCGATTTGGTTGGCTATCTTGCTAGCTGGTTTTGGTCTTATTCAGGGCCTTGTATCCGCAGGAATTCTGAACTTTTACTATATCCAGATTGTTCAACAAATCGGCATTCAAATTATTCTGGCAGTCGGCTTGAACTTGATCGTTGGTTTCTCAGGTCAATTTTCGCTTGGTCATGCTGGTTTTATGGCTATCGGTGCCTATGCAGTAGCTATTCTTGGTAAAATGATGCCATCTTATGGTGGATTTGCTATTGCTTTGATTATTGGTATGTTTATCGCAGGCGCAGTAGCTCTTTTGGTTGGCATTCCAACTCTTCGCTTGAAGGGGGACTATCTTGCTATTGCGACACTTGGCGTTGCAGAAATTATCCGGATTCTGATCATCAATGGTGGTCCTTTGACAAATGGTGCAGCAGGGATTACCTCAATCCCACTCTTTACGAGTTGGCCTATGGTTTATATTTTCGTCATTGTTACAACCCTGCTGACGGTAAACTTTTTACGTAGTCCGATGGGACGTGTGACGATTTCTGTTCGCGAAGATGAGATTGCGGCAGAGTCAGTTGGTGTCAATCCTACGTTTGTGAAAGTTTCGGCTTTTGTATTTGGAGCGATGACGGCAGCTATTGCCGGTGGTCTTCATGCAGGTTATGTTGGAACAATCGTTCCAAAGGATTTTGCCTTCATGACATCTGTTAATGTTTTGATTATCATTGTATTGGGTGGGTTAGGGTCAATCACTGGTACGTTTGTAGCGGCGATTGTTCTTGGAATTTTGAATGTACTTCTCAAGAGTTACTCAGATATTTCTATGATTATCTATTCGCTGGCACTCATTCTCTTGATGATTTTCCGTCCAGGTGGTCTTCTGGGAACGAAAGAATTTAGTATGGCAGCTTTGTTTAAGAAGAAGGAGGTTAAGTAA